In one window of Rathayibacter caricis DSM 15933 DNA:
- a CDS encoding DUF721 domain-containing protein — MADAPRRPAPAPDSEAARVYKHLKEVFGGDGPRRIRKTVERAEPKGDAIPFGKGRDPHDLGDVLDALTRKLDWTAPLAQGDLISSWTAIAGEETSKHSTPLGVVDGVLTVACESTAWATQLRLMRIEIMNHIAVNHPDAGIVSIRFQGPDVPNWKRGPRSIPGRGPRDTYG, encoded by the coding sequence ATGGCTGACGCCCCCCGACGGCCCGCCCCCGCCCCCGACTCCGAGGCGGCCCGCGTCTACAAGCACCTCAAAGAGGTGTTCGGCGGCGACGGTCCGCGCCGCATCCGCAAGACCGTCGAGCGCGCGGAGCCCAAGGGCGACGCGATCCCGTTCGGCAAGGGGCGCGACCCGCACGACCTCGGCGACGTGCTCGACGCGCTCACCCGCAAGCTCGACTGGACCGCTCCGCTGGCGCAGGGCGACCTCATCTCCTCCTGGACCGCGATCGCGGGCGAGGAGACCTCGAAGCACTCCACTCCGCTCGGCGTCGTCGACGGAGTGCTGACCGTCGCGTGCGAGTCGACGGCCTGGGCGACGCAGCTGCGCCTCATGCGGATCGAGATCATGAACCACATCGCGGTGAACCACCCCGACGCGGGCATCGTCTCGATCCGTTTCCAGGGCCCCGACGTACCGAACTGGAAAAGGGGCCCCAGGTCGATTCCAGGGCGTGGTCCGCGCGACACCTACGGCTGA
- the recF gene encoding DNA replication/repair protein RecF (All proteins in this family for which functions are known are DNA-binding proteins that assist the filamentation of RecA onto DNA for the initiation of recombination or recombinational repair.), with translation MHVTQLALSDFRNYASVDVALVPGPNLFVGRNGQGKTNLVESLGYLSTLGSHRVSSDQALIRAGRDSAVVRARLRNGDRELLAEVQINRSSPNRAQINRGGIKPRELPRFFSSVLFAPEDLLLIRGDPSARRRFLDQLVVLLSPRMSAVQSDYERVLRQRNSLLKSARASGIRDVSKLGTLDIWDERLIALGSEIMQSRLALVDELSGPVRSAYEAVAGADQRPVLRSRLSIEGAVDDDGEPLETSEPGSPVERAGLSEAFASALVSVRRKELDRGISLVGPHRDDVQFELNDLPAKGYASHGESWSFALALKLGAAELLRRDSPMGDPVLMLDDVFAELDSRRRERLASVVADYEQVLITAAVFDDVPEALAAHTVRIDAGSIVEPVESAVPPTAARDDVAEDRTDG, from the coding sequence GTGCATGTGACGCAGCTCGCGTTGAGCGACTTCCGGAACTACGCCTCTGTCGACGTCGCGCTCGTGCCGGGGCCGAATCTCTTCGTGGGGCGGAACGGGCAGGGCAAGACGAACCTCGTCGAATCGCTCGGGTACCTCTCCACCCTGGGGTCGCACCGCGTCTCGAGCGATCAGGCGCTCATCCGGGCCGGCCGTGACAGCGCTGTGGTGCGCGCGCGCCTGCGCAACGGCGACCGCGAGCTGCTGGCCGAGGTGCAGATCAACCGCTCCTCCCCCAACCGCGCGCAGATCAACCGCGGCGGCATCAAGCCGCGCGAGCTGCCGCGGTTCTTCTCGAGCGTCCTCTTCGCGCCGGAGGATCTCCTCCTCATCCGGGGCGACCCGTCGGCCCGCCGCCGCTTCCTCGACCAGCTCGTGGTGCTCCTCTCCCCCCGCATGAGCGCGGTGCAGTCCGACTACGAGCGCGTGCTGCGCCAGCGCAACTCGCTGCTGAAATCGGCGAGGGCGAGCGGCATCCGCGACGTCTCGAAGCTCGGCACCCTCGACATCTGGGACGAGCGGCTGATCGCGCTCGGCTCCGAGATCATGCAGTCGCGGCTCGCACTGGTCGACGAGCTCAGCGGTCCGGTGCGCAGCGCCTACGAGGCGGTCGCCGGCGCGGACCAGCGCCCGGTCCTGCGCTCGCGCCTGAGCATCGAGGGTGCCGTCGACGACGACGGGGAGCCGCTCGAGACGTCCGAGCCGGGCTCCCCCGTCGAGCGGGCCGGCCTGAGCGAGGCCTTCGCCTCCGCTCTCGTATCGGTCCGCCGCAAGGAGCTCGACCGCGGGATCTCGCTCGTCGGCCCGCACCGGGACGACGTGCAGTTCGAGCTCAACGACCTCCCCGCCAAGGGCTACGCCAGCCACGGGGAGAGCTGGTCGTTCGCCCTGGCGCTCAAGCTCGGCGCGGCGGAGCTGCTGCGCCGTGACTCCCCCATGGGCGATCCCGTACTCATGCTCGACGACGTCTTCGCCGAGCTGGACTCGCGACGGCGCGAGCGCCTCGCCTCCGTCGTGGCCGACTACGAGCAGGTGCTCATCACCGCCGCGGTCTTCGACGACGTCCCCGAGGCGCTGGCCGCGCACACGGTGCGGATCGACGCGGGCAGCATCGTCGAGCCGGTCGAGAGTGCCGTGCCGCCGACCGCCGCTCGGGACGACGTCGCAGAGGACCGGACCGATGGCTGA
- the gnd gene encoding phosphogluconate dehydrogenase (NAD(+)-dependent, decarboxylating) has translation MHIGLVGLGKMGDNMRSRLREKGVEVTGYDRNPDVSDSASLDEMIAALPTPRVVWVMVPAGAITDSVITDLSEKLDEGDLVIDGGNSRFTEDFKHDALLKPKGIHYIDAGVSGGVWGLENGYGLMVGGPSELVEYAMPVFDALRPEGPREEGFVHVGEVGAGHYAKMVHNGIEYALMQAFAEGYELLDTRKDIIKDVTGTFKAWQRGTVVRSWLLELLVRALEQDPEFEHIEGYVQDSGEGRWTIEEAINNAVPVPTISASIFARFVSRQEDSPAMKAVAALRNQFGGHSVKAVD, from the coding sequence ATGCACATCGGACTCGTCGGACTCGGCAAGATGGGCGACAACATGCGCTCCCGCCTCCGTGAGAAGGGAGTGGAGGTGACCGGATACGACCGCAACCCGGACGTGTCCGACTCCGCCTCCCTCGACGAGATGATCGCCGCGCTCCCCACGCCCCGCGTCGTGTGGGTCATGGTCCCCGCCGGCGCCATCACGGACAGCGTCATCACCGACCTGTCCGAGAAGCTCGATGAGGGCGACCTCGTCATCGACGGCGGCAACTCGCGCTTCACCGAGGACTTCAAGCACGACGCGCTCCTCAAGCCCAAGGGCATCCACTACATCGACGCCGGCGTCTCCGGCGGCGTGTGGGGCCTCGAGAACGGCTACGGCCTCATGGTCGGCGGCCCGAGCGAGCTCGTCGAGTACGCCATGCCCGTCTTCGACGCGCTGCGCCCCGAAGGCCCCCGCGAGGAGGGCTTCGTCCACGTGGGCGAGGTCGGCGCCGGCCACTACGCGAAGATGGTCCACAACGGCATCGAGTACGCGCTCATGCAGGCGTTCGCCGAGGGCTACGAGCTCCTCGACACGCGCAAGGACATCATCAAGGACGTCACGGGCACCTTCAAGGCGTGGCAGCGCGGCACGGTCGTCCGCTCCTGGCTCCTCGAGCTCCTCGTCCGCGCCCTCGAGCAGGACCCGGAGTTCGAGCACATCGAGGGCTACGTCCAGGACTCGGGCGAAGGCCGCTGGACCATCGAGGAGGCCATCAACAACGCCGTCCCGGTGCCCACGATCAGCGCCTCGATCTTCGCCCGCTTCGTCTCCCGCCAGGAGGACTCGCCCGCGATGAAGGCCGTGGCGGCGCTCCGCAACCAGTTCGGCGGGCACTCGGTCAAGGCCGTGGACTGA
- the dnaN gene encoding DNA polymerase III subunit beta, with protein MRFQANRDVFSEAVSFAVKLLPQRTTLPILSGVLIEATSEGLTLSSFDYEVSAQTQIAADVEETGTVLVSGRLLADIANRLPNAPVRIATQESRVSVSAGSAHFTLLQMPVEEYPSIPEIDASTGLVPADAFSAAISQVAVAASRDDVTPVITGVQLEITENTIGLVATDRYRVAVREIDWDNGDNPAPTQPLTALVPARTLQEVGKTFGHSGTVSVAITQRDERELIAFTADRKTVTSLLIKGNFPPVKRLFPASVENYAVMATSDLIEATRRVSLVLEREAALRFSFSSDGLTLEAIGSEQAQASESIDAILTGGNVVVSLKPQFLLDGLAAVHSEFVRIAFTKTENPNKPGPVLLTAQTSRDQPGNDSYRYLLQPNLLLR; from the coding sequence GTGAGGTTCCAAGCCAACCGCGATGTCTTCAGCGAGGCCGTGTCGTTCGCGGTCAAGCTGCTGCCGCAGCGCACGACCCTGCCGATCCTCTCCGGCGTCCTCATCGAAGCGACGAGCGAGGGCCTCACGCTCTCCTCCTTCGACTACGAGGTCTCGGCGCAGACGCAGATCGCCGCCGACGTCGAGGAGACCGGCACCGTCCTCGTCTCGGGCCGCCTTCTCGCCGACATCGCCAACCGTCTGCCGAACGCCCCCGTGCGCATCGCCACGCAGGAGTCGCGCGTCTCGGTCTCGGCCGGGTCCGCCCACTTCACGCTGCTGCAGATGCCGGTCGAGGAGTACCCGTCGATCCCCGAGATCGACGCGTCGACCGGGCTCGTCCCCGCCGACGCCTTCTCGGCCGCGATCTCGCAGGTCGCCGTAGCCGCGTCCCGCGACGACGTCACCCCGGTCATCACGGGCGTGCAGCTCGAGATCACCGAGAACACCATCGGACTCGTCGCGACGGACCGCTACCGCGTCGCCGTCCGCGAGATCGACTGGGACAACGGCGACAACCCCGCTCCGACCCAGCCCCTCACCGCACTCGTCCCGGCCCGCACCCTGCAGGAGGTCGGCAAGACCTTCGGCCACTCCGGCACCGTCTCGGTCGCGATCACGCAGCGCGACGAGCGCGAGCTCATCGCCTTCACCGCCGATCGCAAGACCGTCACGTCGCTCCTGATCAAGGGGAACTTCCCCCCGGTCAAGCGCCTCTTCCCCGCCTCGGTCGAGAACTACGCGGTCATGGCGACGAGCGACCTCATCGAGGCCACCCGCCGCGTCTCCCTCGTCCTCGAGCGCGAGGCCGCACTCCGCTTCAGCTTCAGCAGCGACGGACTCACCCTCGAGGCCATCGGATCGGAGCAGGCGCAGGCGTCCGAGAGCATCGACGCGATCCTGACCGGAGGCAACGTCGTCGTCTCGCTGAAGCCGCAGTTCCTGCTCGACGGGCTCGCCGCGGTGCACTCGGAGTTCGTGCGCATCGCGTTCACGAAGACCGAGAACCCCAACAAGCCCGGTCCGGTGCTCCTCACGGCCCAGACCTCGCGCGACCAGCCCGGCAACGACAGCTACCGCTACCTGCTGCAGCCCAACCTGCTCCTGCGCTGA
- the dnaA gene encoding chromosomal replication initiator protein DnaA — protein MSTATEDRRQMPEDTSIVDAWKVILGALSQDERITAPLYGFVSLVEPKGIMAGTFYLEVPNEFTRGMLEQRVRVPLLSAIGTLDDSFGVSTFAFVVNPDIEHEPLSSPTSSESMNPFEPITASSPSLAPVRSVDEMRTVPATDTRLNPKYSFDNFVIGGSNRFAHAAAVAVAEAPAKAYNPLFVYGDSGLGKTHLLHAIGHYAMSLYPGIRVRYVSSEEFTNDFINSIANNRGNAFHGRYRNVDILLIDDIQFLQGKAETQEAFFHTFNQLHDHNKQVVITSDLPPKALTGFEDRMRSRFEWGLITDVQAPDLETRIAILRKKAVSEKLLVPDDILEFMASKVSSNIRELEGTLIRVTAFASLNRTPVDMSLVQTVLKDLITLDEDNVISPVDIINHTADYFKLTVDDLYGSSRSQAVATARQIAMYLCRELTNLSLPKIGQLFGNRDHTTVMYANKKISELMKERRSIYNQVTELTTRIKTNR, from the coding sequence ATGTCGACAGCGACCGAGGACCGGAGACAGATGCCAGAGGACACGTCGATCGTCGACGCGTGGAAGGTGATCCTCGGGGCCCTCTCGCAGGACGAGCGCATCACCGCTCCGCTCTACGGATTCGTCTCGCTCGTGGAGCCCAAGGGCATCATGGCGGGCACCTTCTACCTCGAGGTCCCGAACGAGTTCACCCGCGGCATGCTCGAGCAGCGCGTGCGGGTGCCGCTGCTCAGCGCGATCGGCACGCTCGACGACTCCTTCGGGGTCTCGACCTTCGCCTTCGTGGTGAATCCCGACATCGAGCACGAGCCGCTGAGCTCGCCGACCTCGTCCGAGTCGATGAACCCGTTCGAGCCGATCACCGCCTCCTCCCCCTCCCTCGCCCCCGTGCGCTCGGTCGACGAGATGCGGACCGTGCCGGCCACCGACACGAGGCTCAACCCGAAGTACAGCTTCGACAACTTCGTCATCGGAGGCTCCAACCGCTTCGCCCACGCCGCAGCGGTCGCGGTCGCCGAGGCCCCCGCGAAGGCGTACAACCCGCTCTTCGTCTACGGCGACTCCGGCCTCGGCAAGACCCACCTCCTCCACGCCATCGGCCACTACGCGATGAGCCTCTACCCCGGCATCCGGGTGCGGTACGTCTCCTCCGAGGAGTTCACGAACGACTTCATCAACTCGATCGCGAACAACCGGGGCAACGCGTTCCACGGCCGGTACCGCAACGTCGACATCCTCCTGATCGACGACATCCAGTTCCTGCAGGGGAAGGCCGAGACGCAGGAGGCCTTCTTCCACACGTTCAACCAGCTGCACGATCACAACAAGCAGGTCGTGATCACGTCGGATCTGCCGCCCAAGGCGCTCACCGGCTTCGAGGACCGCATGCGCTCGCGCTTCGAGTGGGGCCTCATCACCGACGTGCAGGCGCCCGACCTCGAGACGCGCATCGCGATCCTCCGCAAGAAGGCGGTCAGCGAGAAGCTGCTCGTGCCGGACGACATCCTCGAGTTCATGGCATCGAAGGTGTCGAGCAACATCCGCGAGCTCGAGGGGACGCTGATCCGCGTCACCGCGTTCGCCAGCCTGAACCGCACGCCCGTCGACATGTCGCTCGTGCAGACGGTGCTCAAGGATCTGATCACGCTCGACGAGGACAACGTCATCTCGCCGGTCGACATCATCAATCACACCGCCGACTACTTCAAGCTGACGGTCGACGACCTCTACGGCTCGTCCCGCTCGCAGGCCGTGGCCACCGCGCGTCAGATCGCGATGTACCTGTGCCGGGAGCTGACGAACCTGTCGCTGCCCAAGATCGGCCAGCTGTTCGGCAACCGCGACCACACGACGGTCATGTACGCGAACAAGAAGATCTCGGAGCTCATGAAGGAGCGCCGCAGCATCTACAACCAGGTCACCGAGCTGACCACCCGCATCAAGACGAACCGCTAG
- the rpmH gene encoding 50S ribosomal protein L34, whose translation MSKRTFQPNNRRRAKVHGFRLRMRTRAGRGILSARRAKGRTELSA comes from the coding sequence ATGAGCAAGCGAACCTTCCAGCCGAACAACCGTCGTCGCGCCAAGGTGCACGGCTTCCGTCTGCGCATGCGCACCCGCGCCGGCCGCGGCATCCTGAGCGCGCGTCGCGCCAAGGGCCGCACCGAGCTCTCGGCGTAG
- the rnpA gene encoding ribonuclease P protein component, producing MLARANRIVRGDEYRTVVRRGVRSTGPHTVTYVRRSSSATPPRFGFIVAKSVGSAVTRNTVRRRLKAIAFELVGQTDHGTDVVIRALPSSATAPWSELRREVVVAMTRNPRSARAAEVRS from the coding sequence GTGCTGGCCAGAGCCAATCGCATCGTCCGAGGTGACGAGTACCGGACAGTCGTCCGTCGCGGTGTGCGGTCCACAGGACCGCACACCGTCACGTATGTCCGGAGGTCCTCCTCGGCGACTCCCCCGCGGTTCGGATTCATCGTGGCCAAGTCCGTCGGGTCGGCCGTGACGCGCAACACCGTGCGCCGCCGCCTCAAGGCGATCGCGTTCGAGCTGGTCGGGCAGACCGACCACGGCACCGACGTCGTGATCCGAGCGCTGCCCAGCAGCGCGACCGCTCCCTGGTCGGAGTTGCGCCGCGAGGTCGTGGTCGCGATGACGCGGAACCCGCGCTCCGCCCGGGCCGCCGAGGTCCGCTCGTGA
- the yidD gene encoding membrane protein insertion efficiency factor YidD translates to MTTSVLDRPLSWPVRVAWGVLLLPRNIGILLLLVYRAVVSPLYGDVCRYYPSCSAYALQAVQLHGLVLGSVLAARRLLRCHPWAAGGVDDVPTSIPLHRPAPGRIRFAVTRFGFVAGPRKD, encoded by the coding sequence GTGACCACCTCCGTCCTCGACCGTCCGCTCTCGTGGCCGGTACGGGTGGCGTGGGGCGTGCTCCTGCTCCCCCGGAACATCGGGATCCTGCTGCTGCTCGTCTACCGGGCGGTCGTCTCCCCTCTGTACGGGGACGTCTGCCGCTACTACCCCTCGTGCTCCGCGTACGCGCTGCAGGCGGTCCAGCTCCACGGACTCGTCCTCGGCTCCGTCCTCGCTGCTCGTCGTCTGCTCCGCTGCCACCCGTGGGCGGCCGGCGGGGTCGACGACGTACCGACCTCGATCCCTCTGCACCGGCCGGCTCCGGGCCGCATCCGCTTCGCTGTGACGCGATTCGGATTCGTCGCGGGCCCTCGAAAGGACTGA
- the yidC gene encoding membrane protein insertase YidC, protein MDLLGTILWPLKWAVELILVAFHQLLTLTGMEAAAGITWVLSIVGLVLVIRAALIPIFVKQIKSQRRMMEVAPQLKKIQDKYKGKRDQLSREAMSRETMELYKKTGTNPLASCLPLLIQMPIFFSLFSVLNDAQRSEEGVGPLNEQLARQFGEANLFGIAPLHQSIQGALQEGGQELVVVIAVIMVVLMTASQFITQLQIVSKNMSPEAKASPTFKQQRILLYILPLVFAFSGFAFPLGVMFYWLTSNIWTMIQQFIVIRNMPTPGSEAAKAREERLRRKGKLVEETNVAGETTLVEKKVVQRQQPVGKNRAKKQAGKK, encoded by the coding sequence ATGGACCTCCTCGGCACGATCCTCTGGCCCCTCAAATGGGCTGTCGAGCTGATCCTCGTCGCCTTCCATCAGCTGCTGACGCTGACCGGTATGGAGGCGGCGGCCGGCATCACCTGGGTGCTGTCGATCGTGGGCCTCGTCCTCGTCATCCGCGCCGCTCTGATCCCGATCTTCGTGAAGCAGATCAAGAGCCAGCGCCGCATGATGGAGGTGGCGCCGCAACTGAAGAAGATCCAGGACAAGTACAAGGGCAAGCGCGACCAGCTCTCCCGCGAGGCGATGTCCCGCGAGACCATGGAGCTCTACAAGAAGACGGGCACCAACCCGCTCGCCTCGTGCCTGCCCCTGCTGATCCAGATGCCGATCTTCTTCAGCCTGTTCTCGGTGCTGAACGACGCCCAGCGGAGCGAGGAGGGCGTCGGCCCCCTGAACGAGCAGCTCGCCCGCCAGTTCGGCGAGGCGAACCTGTTCGGCATCGCGCCGCTGCACCAGTCCATCCAGGGCGCCCTGCAGGAGGGCGGCCAGGAGCTCGTCGTCGTGATCGCCGTCATCATGGTGGTCCTGATGACCGCGTCGCAGTTCATCACCCAGCTGCAGATCGTCTCGAAGAACATGTCGCCCGAGGCCAAGGCCTCGCCGACCTTCAAGCAGCAGCGGATCCTGCTCTACATCCTCCCCCTCGTGTTCGCCTTCTCGGGCTTCGCGTTCCCCCTCGGCGTCATGTTCTACTGGCTGACCTCGAACATCTGGACGATGATCCAGCAGTTCATCGTCATCCGGAACATGCCCACCCCCGGCAGCGAGGCCGCCAAGGCCCGCGAGGAGCGACTGCGCCGCAAGGGCAAGCTCGTCGAGGAGACCAACGTCGCGGGCGAGACCACGCTGGTGGAGAAGAAGGTCGTGCAGCGTCAGCAGCCCGTCGGCAAGAACCGCGCCAAGAAGCAAGCCGGAAAGAAGTAG
- a CDS encoding protein jag gives MTDQTQTTPALAPSFDEAPLPAEAPAAAAVPTPEDDAPASTLAQLEDEGDVAADYIEEFLDICDLDGDIDIEVRNGRAYLSVTATGDTNLRVLSRPDAVQALQELTRLAVQTKTGAFSRLILDIGGSRDARENELAQLVDRAIERIEEGATSASLPPMSSYERKLVHDMVGERGFVSESRGEARERHTVITRG, from the coding sequence ATGACCGACCAGACGCAGACCACTCCGGCCCTCGCACCGTCGTTCGACGAGGCCCCCCTGCCCGCCGAGGCGCCGGCCGCTGCCGCCGTTCCGACGCCGGAGGACGACGCTCCCGCATCGACTCTGGCGCAGCTCGAGGACGAGGGCGACGTCGCCGCGGACTACATCGAGGAGTTCCTCGACATCTGCGACCTCGACGGCGACATCGACATCGAGGTGCGCAACGGCCGCGCCTACCTGTCGGTCACGGCGACCGGCGACACCAACCTCCGGGTCCTGTCGCGCCCGGACGCGGTCCAGGCCCTGCAGGAGCTGACGCGCCTCGCGGTGCAGACGAAGACGGGTGCCTTCTCGCGCCTCATCCTCGACATCGGCGGCTCGCGGGACGCCCGCGAGAACGAGCTCGCTCAGCTCGTCGACCGCGCCATCGAGCGCATCGAGGAGGGCGCGACGTCGGCGTCGCTCCCTCCGATGTCGTCCTACGAGCGCAAGCTGGTGCACGACATGGTGGGCGAGCGCGGTTTCGTGTCGGAGTCGCGTGGCGAGGCGCGCGAGCGCCACACCGTCATCACCCGCGGCTGA
- the rsmG gene encoding 16S rRNA (guanine(527)-N(7))-methyltransferase RsmG, with protein sequence MAVEPTLEAEPDAAAAIAGDRLPVLRAFTESLAAQGEERGLIGPLELPRLWTRHVLNSALVAPLLRPGLVGDVGSGAGLPGLVLGIVRPDVRFVLIEPMERRIVWLREQVAELGLENVSVLRARAEEVRLEEPLDQVTARAVSALSKLIPLTAPLLRPGGELVLLKGINAEKEIAAAEKVLRRFRVSPPKVVVLGDGVLSEVTRVVRATVG encoded by the coding sequence ATCGCCGTGGAGCCGACCCTCGAGGCCGAGCCGGACGCCGCTGCGGCGATCGCGGGCGATCGGCTGCCGGTCCTCCGCGCGTTCACGGAGTCGCTGGCCGCGCAGGGTGAGGAGCGCGGTCTGATCGGCCCACTCGAGCTCCCCCGCCTGTGGACCAGGCACGTGCTCAACAGCGCGCTGGTGGCCCCTCTGCTGCGTCCGGGGCTGGTGGGTGATGTCGGCAGTGGGGCCGGCCTTCCCGGGCTCGTGCTGGGCATCGTGCGGCCGGACGTGCGGTTCGTGCTGATCGAGCCCATGGAGCGGCGCATCGTGTGGCTCCGCGAGCAGGTTGCGGAGCTCGGACTCGAGAATGTCTCAGTTCTTCGGGCCCGCGCTGAGGAGGTACGACTCGAGGAACCGCTGGATCAGGTCACGGCCAGGGCCGTCAGTGCGCTGTCGAAGCTGATCCCTCTCACCGCGCCGCTGCTCCGCCCGGGCGGCGAGCTCGTCCTACTGAAGGGCATCAACGCCGAGAAGGAGATCGCGGCCGCCGAGAAGGTTCTCCGGCGCTTCCGGGTGTCTCCTCCCAAGGTCGTGGTGCTGGGCGACGGCGTGCTCTCCGAGGTCACGCGCGTGGTCCGGGCTACAGTGGGTTGA
- a CDS encoding ParA family protein, which translates to MKRPDSDVAGQSGGFDASTPLAREIADMTRRRALLNAQPLPKPDSTRVITISNQKGGVGKTTTTVNLAAGLARGDAKVLVIDLDPQGNASTALGIEHRADTRSVYDVIVNDTPLAEVVQKSPEFASLYGVPATIHLAGAEIELVSLVAREQRLRRALDKMLEKMEEPFDYVFIDCPPSLGLLTINAFVAAREVLIPIQCEYYALEGLSQLLKNIDLIERHLNPNLGVSTILLTMFDGRTNLSHQVAADVREHFPKEVLRAVIPRNVRISEAPSYGQSVISYDPQSSGSLAYLEAAAELARRGARKVENTENEGQAR; encoded by the coding sequence GTGAAACGACCCGATTCCGATGTGGCCGGACAGTCCGGGGGATTCGACGCCTCCACTCCCCTGGCCCGCGAGATCGCCGACATGACCCGCCGGCGCGCGTTGCTGAATGCTCAGCCGCTGCCCAAGCCGGATTCGACGCGTGTCATCACCATCTCGAACCAGAAGGGCGGGGTCGGCAAGACGACCACGACCGTGAACCTGGCGGCCGGGTTGGCGCGGGGCGACGCGAAGGTCCTGGTCATCGACCTCGATCCTCAGGGCAACGCCTCGACGGCACTCGGGATCGAGCACCGGGCGGACACCCGCAGCGTGTACGACGTCATCGTCAACGACACTCCCCTCGCGGAGGTCGTTCAGAAGAGCCCCGAGTTCGCCTCGCTCTACGGGGTGCCGGCGACGATCCACCTCGCCGGCGCCGAGATCGAGCTCGTCTCCCTCGTCGCCCGCGAGCAGCGTCTTCGCCGAGCGCTCGACAAGATGCTCGAGAAGATGGAGGAGCCCTTCGACTACGTGTTCATCGACTGCCCGCCGTCGCTCGGGTTGCTGACGATCAACGCCTTCGTTGCGGCGCGCGAAGTGCTGATCCCCATCCAGTGCGAGTACTACGCGCTCGAAGGGCTCAGCCAGCTGCTGAAGAACATCGACCTGATCGAGCGGCACTTGAACCCGAATCTCGGGGTGTCGACGATCCTGCTCACCATGTTCGACGGGCGCACGAACCTCTCCCACCAGGTTGCGGCCGACGTGCGCGAGCACTTCCCCAAGGAGGTCCTGAGGGCGGTCATCCCCCGGAACGTCCGCATCTCCGAGGCGCCGAGCTACGGGCAGAGCGTGATCAGCTACGACCCGCAGTCGTCAGGATCGCTGGCGTACCTCGAAGCCGCGGCGGAACTCGCGCGGCGGGGCGCACGGAAGGTCGAGAACACCGAGAACGAAGGGCAGGCACGCTGA
- a CDS encoding ParB/RepB/Spo0J family partition protein, whose amino-acid sequence MATKRTGLGRGIGSLIPTSDETRSRPVDVFFPDQNVDVQSADDLLDVPGARLARLPLEDIVPNAAQPRTVFDQDDLAELIHSVREYGVLQPIVVRPVSGRSGAKFELVMGERRFRASQAAGLTTIPAVIKDTADENMLRDALLENLHRAELNPLEEASAYQQLLSDFGITQEALATRLGRSRPQISNTLRLLRLPSDVQARVAAGVLTAGHARAVLSLDDVELMRRLADKIVNEDLSVRAAEAAAAQMKAPRNAVRPAPEERGGHVGHLSSIADHLGDRLNTRVKVTLGARKGQMVIDFATIQDLNRILAEIGEPSEVSLAP is encoded by the coding sequence ATGGCGACGAAGCGGACTGGACTGGGCCGGGGCATCGGCTCGCTCATCCCGACCAGCGATGAGACGCGCTCGCGTCCGGTCGATGTGTTCTTCCCCGACCAGAACGTCGACGTCCAGTCGGCGGACGATCTGCTCGACGTGCCGGGCGCGCGGCTCGCACGACTCCCCCTCGAGGACATCGTGCCGAACGCGGCTCAGCCTCGGACGGTCTTCGATCAGGACGACCTCGCCGAACTGATCCACAGCGTGCGGGAGTACGGGGTTCTGCAGCCGATCGTGGTGCGGCCGGTCTCCGGCCGTAGTGGTGCGAAATTCGAGCTGGTGATGGGGGAGCGCCGATTCCGGGCCTCCCAGGCGGCCGGGCTGACGACGATCCCTGCGGTCATCAAGGACACCGCGGACGAGAACATGCTGCGCGATGCGCTGCTCGAGAACCTGCACCGGGCGGAACTGAACCCGCTCGAAGAGGCGTCGGCGTACCAGCAGCTGCTCAGCGACTTCGGGATCACGCAGGAGGCTCTCGCCACTCGACTGGGCCGATCCCGCCCGCAGATCTCGAACACGCTGCGCCTCCTGCGCCTTCCGTCCGACGTGCAGGCTCGTGTCGCCGCCGGAGTCCTCACTGCCGGCCATGCTCGGGCGGTACTCTCGCTCGATGACGTCGAGCTGATGCGGCGTCTCGCGGACAAGATCGTGAACGAGGACCTCTCTGTGCGCGCGGCAGAGGCCGCCGCCGCACAGATGAAGGCTCCGCGTAATGCGGTTCGCCCGGCGCCGGAGGAGCGTGGCGGCCATGTGGGGCACCTGAGCTCGATCGCGGATCACCTCGGAGACCGACTGAACACTCGCGTGAAGGTCACCTTGGGTGCTCGCAAGGGCCAGATGGTGATCGACTTCGCGACCATCCAGGATCTGAACCGCATTCTTGCCGAGATCGGCGAGCCGTCTGAAGTGTCGCTCGCGCCGTAG